One Acanthopagrus latus isolate v.2019 chromosome 12, fAcaLat1.1, whole genome shotgun sequence genomic region harbors:
- the nrarpa gene encoding notch-regulated ankyrin repeat-containing protein A: MSQADVSTCSAPQRVFQEAVKKGNTKELHSLLQNMTNCEFNVNSFGPEGQTALHQSVIDGNLELVKLLVKFGADIRLANREGWSALHIAAFGGHQDIVLYLITKAKYSSGAR, from the coding sequence ATGAGCCAGGCGGATGTGTCGACTTGCTCCGCGCCGCAGCGGGTTTTCCAGGAGGCGGTGAAGAAGGGCAACACCAAGGAGCTGCACTCGTTGCTGCAGAACATGACAAACTGTGAGTTCAACGTCAACTCCTTCGGGCCGGAAGGACAGACGGCCCTGCACCAGTCCGTCATTGACGGCAACCTGGAGCTGGTAAAACTGCTGGTGAAGTTTGGCGCAGACATCCGGCTGGCCAACAGGGAAGGGTGGAGCGCTTTACACATCGCCGCCTTCGGGGGCCACCAAGACATTGTGCTATACCTCATCACCAAGGCCAAGTACTCCTCTGGCGCCCGGTga